The Astyanax mexicanus isolate ESR-SI-001 chromosome 8, AstMex3_surface, whole genome shotgun sequence sequence cttatttttttaatgcagtacaAATGTATTCATTAAATGATTTAAGACTCTACAgtgttttctgagacactgtggACAACAAGGCATCAAGTCAGTAAGCTACTTTTAGTTTCAGATACAGACAGTAAAGAGTTTTATCATTActggcacttttattttttaaaaggctCATATCTCacattgtatttgtattgtatttatttgtgtatattatacaagtcttggtaaaaataagagaccacttaaaaattatgagtttctttgattttaccaaattgaaacctctgtaatataatcaagaggaagatggatgatcacaagccatcaaaccaagctgaactgcttgaatattgcaccaggagtgacaaagttatctaaaagcagtgtgtaagactggtggaggagaacatgccaagatgaatgaaaactgtgattaaaaaccagggttatttcaccaaatattgatttctgaactcttaaaaattaatgaatatgaacttgttttctttgcattatttgaggtctgaaagctctgcatctgtttttgttatttgttattttgctatttaagccatttcagcaaataaatgctttaaaatgacttttttatttggaatttgggacaaatgttgtccgtattttatagaataaaacaacaaagttcattttagtcaaacatattcctataaatagctaaatcagagaaactgatttctcCAACAGGTGTTATTATTTGCATATAAATCATAATAAAGAACTGAACCCATATAATTCTGTATCTCTAAGTGTCTGCACTTGGTTGAATATTGTGGGTGGCAGTTCTATGCTGTAGACTGAGTGCAATTAAGTTCTGCTGCAATTGAGCTTGTATTGCTCCCTTTGGGAAAGAAACAAAAGTAAATGAAGCCAGATTACCCAGAACACCACCTATGatgctacagtatatatatacacactctatatagcagtgtaatataaatatatatatatattatatataaatatatatataaatatatatatatatattatatataaatatatatatatatattatatataaatatatatatatatatatatatattatatataaatatatataatatatattatatataaatatatatatatatattatatataaatatatataatatatattatatataaatatataatatatattatatatatatatatatatattatatattatatatatattatatatatatatatatattatatatatatattatatatatatattatatatatatatatatatattatatatatatattatatatatatatatatattatatatatatattatatatatatattatatatatatattatatatatatatatatattatatatatatatatatattatatatatatatatatatattatatatatatatatatattatatatatatatatatattatatatatatatatatattatatatatatatatatatattatatatatatatatatattatatatatatatatatatattatatatatatatatatatatattatatatatatatatatattatatatatatatatatattatatatatatatatatatatatatatatatatatattatatattatatatattatatatattatatatattatatattatatatatattatatatattatatatatatatattatatatattatatatattatatatatatatatatatataccatattgtGCAATCATCTGTGCATTATTTAAAACAAGCACACTCTTTCAAACAATATTTACTTTTATTCACCGCGTCAGTTTATGATAAACCatcctgtgtttattttttaaaaatatatataaaacaaatataacaaaaaaacttCCACAACAACAAGATTGATCATCACCTAAATGTtgaaacacatacaaacatactaTTCTCAGTTAgataaacatattaaacaaagGATCACCTGACAGActcaattcaaatgtatttaaaaaaaagtgctacAAATGGGAAGAAAGGCACAGTGACAAACATGCAGGAAGTGCAGCCGGATTCTGCAGCTTCTAAAGGTCCTCCCTGCTTTTCTGATACAGTGGTGTTTTACCTTCAACATTTGTCATTGTGTTTCTGTACAGTTGTTGTGTTCACAGGATAGCagtgttcttttttgttttctttttttacaaaataattattaataataatattaataatttccacacttacacacaaactaACAGAAAAAATACTGCAtgtgcaaaaaaataacaaaatcagacaaTAAACCCTTGACACAAAGCACACAATCAATAGTCATGCTGAGTCTCGTCAAACAAAGGATTTTAGAGCTTTTAGGTcttataaataaatctaaataaaacaaataacaaaccaaACGTATGCTTTAATAAAATCTGACCCAAATCCAACTCATCTCAGTTAGTATATCAGTGTAATATTCCTCCAGACATATTTTAATATGACGCATTTTAAGCGAGTAACAAAAAAGGATTCAATGCTCATAGTATCAGGATTTATAACAGAGGTAAAACACACCATTCAGACACAGTAATTATAATTTAAAGGTTCTGCACTTTCACACAATATACTGAACTCTTATAGTTCTTCTTTGTTCCAAATATATAGACACCAATTACACAGTTTCCACACATCAATtaaacctaatcttaatcttCCTACCATAATGTAATCCATCGTTATCTTCAAAATGGTATATATGCTGGAAAAACATCACTGAATGTGTTCATGTGCACTTCATAATCCGATTGCTGTAGAATTTTGGAGTTCATCAGTAAACCAATTAACACGTTTACATGAATTAGGTAGTCAAATAATGGGGAGACATCTGAGTTTACATGGAGTAGGTCGGTAATCAGATTTCTGCTTTGGTAacagccaataaactcacagaattAGATGTGATGTAAACATCACAGACCACATACCACCGACGATAATCAAACTAAAACTTCTAAAAGTATCACAAACAAGCCACTTTACAGAAACACATCTGCTTATACAGAGTAAGCTAGAAGTGTAATCCACACATacacagttctggaaaaattTTAAcgaattgaaaaacctctggaatataatcaagaggaagatggatgatcacaagccatcaaaccaaactatactgcttggatttttgcaccaggagtggcataaagttacccaaaagcagtgattaaaaaaccagggttatttcaccaaatattgatttctaaactcttaaaacttgaatatgaatgaatatgaacttgttttctttgcattatttgaggtctgaaagctctgcgcctttttttttatttaagccatttctcattttctgcaaataaatgctctaaatgactatttttatttgcaatttggaagaaatgttgtctgtagtttatagaataaaacaacaatgttcattttactcaaacctatgaatagcaaaatcagagaaactcattaaaaaaagaagtgtttttttccccagagctgtacatcttATCCTTTGCCAGTTGTTCTTCATCTGTTCTGTGAAGTTTTTGCTTTTGAAGTCTGTcagttaaaatataaatttgtttgattgattattgtctctggttaatacagtattccttCTCAAAATCTCCGGAGGATTTAGACAGAAGAAACAAGAAAAGTACCAAGCCATGAACCCGCAACagtgtttattacattatttagcCATTAACTGTAATGCAGGAACTGTTGTGAACTGTTGGTGACTGTTGGTTGATAGTGCAGATCTTGTGGTGTCCAACAGGGTTTTTACAGTAgggccaatgaaactgatgttaataaataaagtaagtaaaactgtagttctgagagtgaaggccTGAACTGTAGACTTACATACAGATTCTAACAGGTAAAGCACTAAATACAAACTGATGTTACGTTAGGAAAATTACTGTTGGAAACATTTTCTGAGGTCTTCTAGTGCACCACCTAAGTAGGTATGCTTTGAGTATTACAcagtttgagaaacactgctgtagatGATCTCATAACATCTCAGAAAATATATGGATTCCATTATGTGTGTGCTATGTTAATAGTTATATTTTGCATACTTCCGTTACCACTgtcacgtgtttttttttttatttaggaaaaCAGACTGTTTGCATTAGTATTTGAATAAATCAGATGACTACAGAAAACTGATTACAACCAGATTAAGTTtatgtaaacacactcagtgaTGATAACAAAATCTAACAAATCTTTTCTAAGTTAGTTATTGATGCAGTGTAGCTGAGGTACTGCAAACAActaaactgtaataaactgtaatgATTCCATGTTCTCCTCTTCTTTAtttccactgtttttttattacacatcCCACCTTTAAAAGTTTCGATCAACAGCAATAAGATTAGAAAATGTAAACTGACTTTGGGAAGAGAGTAATTGAGGTCACATTCAGTTGCTCACAAGCTGACAGCCGTCCTAGTGTTCACAAATAATGACAGAAGTAATAAATGTGATCAAGTCTACTCAGTATAAAGTTTTGGTTAGTTTACTACCACATCCAATTACTGCTGTAACCAGTGAGGTATATGCTTATTAGTATCAAAACTGAACAGATGAGTGGATTCAACCCCATATTTAAAAACACACTCACTGTGTTCTGGAAGAGCAGTATTTATAGGGAACAAGGAGTTGCTGccctaaaatattttcatttgtcATTTGTTAATGCAAGTTGCACTGTAAAAGGGTTCGGCAGTTCAAACTAAATTAAATCATTGGTTGAACTCAAGTATGTATCTAATAAAACTGCTTTTTACCACATAAAGTCATTTTAGATCTTCTaatatagaacaaaacaaaaatctgtgtttctgtatttcaataaattaacattttttaaaagcattttaaagttTGGTTACAAACAAAAACGCTCTTCTTTACAGCAAAGATGCCACAACATATGACCATCTTAATTTTCATCATGTAATATTTTAGATATTATTTTCAATATGGCCTCAATATTTAATTTCTAGGTATTTGGAATTTGATACAATGTTGATATAATTTGATAAAAGATTTAATTATATAGTGAAATGTTACTAAGTATGGTAAAGTATGGTAAAGTTAATAAGTAGATAATATTTCAAAATCCTTGGCAATGCATTTTGCATCCAGAATCAGAGTACCGTAGGCATAAAGACCCTGTTCTCCAGTGTATACAAGATGTTCCAACAGTTTAAAAAccaataaattagatttttacaCTTCCATCACAAATTATTAGCTTACTTCTGACAGTCCAAATAACACATCCCGACATCAAAACAGAACGTAAACCGTCGTGACTACTGTACCAAAGTCATTTTCCAGCACAGAGACTTCTCTGATGCGTCAAACATTGACCTGATATCACCAAGAAAAGTCCCAAACTCACCACCGTGAACTAGTGATCATCCCAAGCTACAGACTAATTGTACCTTTAAAGGGTCCCAAACGAGTGACAGATGTGCACACTCCTTTAGTCCTCAGGTGTGTTTAGGCCTCAGCAGCGGCGAGGGGACGTGGGGTACTTGGTCTTCAGGCCCTCTTTGAAGCTGCGGAAGAGAATTCGGTTCCTGCGGTTCTCCTCATCCTTACGGCTGTGGAACTCCCCCTGGACCTTAAAGCCTCTGTGCACCACGAAGGCATTGCTCACCACAGAGAACCTGTACCCTGCTATGTGAAGCTCACAGGCCTGTGGGGGAAAGTGATGAGAGAACAGAAGACTGAATGGCTGTATAGAACAACATATagcaaaaaaatagcaaaaaagaagtACCCtcatatgataattaggggtggctgatatttcagggtataatatcgttcattatattaaaaaatgttggcaatattactGCACAAGATaccatatggcacacccctagtcagtacctaccaaaatcATCAAAAGAAGGATAAATACTAAATCAGAGACAGAACCAAGCGTGCTGAGGCTTAATAATGCACATATAAAGCTATGACACTAATTGCTGAAAATATTAAAGGATGGATTAATGGGTGAGAGATGTTTTAGTTGCATGAGAAGTGGCCTACAcagtattaggcaggtggtttaaATGTTGTAGCTTGTTGGCAGACCGGTGCAACCATGGATTTAATGTAAATCAGCATTTCTGAGAACTTTAAGCATGTATTTTTGTAGAgtaaaatgaaatacaataaatatCATGCTTATTTTTTATTGCAGTTGCTTAAACATGCACTAAAGTAAAACAAATAGTATTAGTTTGAACTATCAGTTTGTAGTGTAGCACTGCCAATATATTTTAGTGTTATGAGAACTTACCTGGCTGATGCGGTTAAATCCATACTGCTTGAAGTTCTCATCATACAGGGGCACTGTTTTAGCGCCAATGTAGAAGGGCTCCCATGGGTCAACCCAATTCAGTGTGTACGCCACCTCCAAAGGCCCAGAGGTCTTGGTGGACAGATTAACCCAGCGTGAGTAGTTACTGGGGGCCTGGCATCGAGGGCACAGTTCCTCATAGAAGGGCCTTACCTCACCAACCTGGTACAGCTGCACCAACTCAGCCTTGGAAGCTGGCATTTTGCGAGTGTGTCTGATTTCAAAGGCGGGCAGCACCAGGACCTCATCCTGAGCCGGCTCGCGCCTCATCAGCATTGTTACGAACTGATGGTGAAGAGCTGCACTGGGCACCATGTCGATGTCGATGACCAGGGTGTAGGCAGCATCAGTACCAGTCCGTGCCACGTTGCGGAGGAGGTTGTTGGGGTAGGAGACGTTGCTTGCGATGGCATAGTTTTTATACTTGTCTCTGTAGGATTCGAGTTTTGCGAAAGCGCCAGGACACCCTTGCTCCTCAAGGCCGGCAAAGTGGTCCCGGTCTTGCTCTGGGAAGCTGGCCATTTCCTCAGAGTGGCAGACCAGATGGAAGTCCACCAGCTCTTGGACCTGTGGGCAGAAGAGACTGAGGGCATAGACAAGGGCTGTGGCAAACCGGACATCCTGGCCATGTGCAAATATGGCAATGGACAGGGGGTTACGCCAGCGGTCCAGTAGAGAGTCCAGGTGATGGAGGTTGTTGATGGTGGTGTGTGTGGCCAGGGCGAGGTGGTGGGACCTGGGGTCAGCTCCTGGCTTCTGACTGGTAGAGAAACCACTTTTGATGAGGTTCTTATAAATGCGGTACTGTCCACTGCTGTCGAAAATGCCCCCACTTGATAAGGAATACCTTAGTCGCTCCTTTTTGGAGTTCTTTTCCCCAAGTTGAGGATTTTTCTTGGACCCAAACAGTTCTGAATAGGTGGAGCGCTGCTGCTTACCATGAAGCTTGGAGAGAAACGACAAATAGATAAGCTGCAGCAGAGCTACTATCAGCAGGGCACTCAGCACCACTTTAAACACGGAGCATTTTTTAGAGAAAGGCATTCCAAAACGTGGATGTTCAGAGAGTATAGCCAAGTGAAGTGAAAGTTTAGCTCTGGCTCTGTTTATTAGCTAGCTTAGCTCATCTACTTCACCTCACCTTAGTGCTGCACCGTTAAGTAGCaaacctagctagctaagctaacagaaGGTGTTCTGTCGGTTTGTGCTGTCTTGCCAAATTGTGCTACCATAGTGTATATTTAGCTACAGGTAAAAATGCATAGCTTTAAGTAACTatctaaaaaaacacaaactagaATAGGACAtagctatatatttttaatatttatattatttttaaaggaTTAAAAGCATCATAACAGAAAATCCCCTCAACTGTAGtgtaggttagctaacctagcttttagTTATGTAGCAAATATATTATTTGTAAAGTTTAAACCGTAGTTGGtgattttaaggatttttttggatagttagttaactagcataatatatgtattattattatttatttatttaaatctgtAGCTAACACTTATAACGCAAATATAAAGTTAAACTAACAGTAAATTCAGATTATAGCAGGGCAATATTGTAAAAACCTATTACATATCTTCTTAGCTTAATaggaaatatattatttaaagagTTTTTGAGAATTTAAGGGATTTAATGGATAGCTAGCCAACTAgcattaatattttttgtatttttttatgtaatttacatTTGAAAAGTAAAATAACAAGAAACTCAGACTAGGGCTGGGCAGTGTTTTGAAAGAAAAAaggatattctttaaatatatgaacgatttttagtttacattttttaatcaaacAGTACAATTTATAAAgttattgtttcctttacatttaatttcaatCAGGGTTTTTTATACCAGATAGAAAGCAGACCCCTTCAACCTTACATACAGTTTTTTTACGGAAAAGTGTAAATATGTATTACTGCCACATGAAACagttatttacaggtttctgacagctTCTAGATGTTAATATGTACAATCTCGCTCATACCATTTTGAAAATCGGATTTAAACAGTAATTcgatttatcatttttttttagattaacctCCCAGGCCTCATATGAAAACGACAAAAAATAAAGGcagtcagcgcatgcgcagtgccaatACGTAGCACATAACGATAGGTAGCACAATTCGGCAGAACACCGTTGACAACCTACCTACTGCACCGAAACCTCGCCGTGGATCTGCAGCAGATACACAGCTAAGCTACCTTGCTAGCGTTATTCGTCCCACACCAGCGTGTCTCAAACTCACAGCCATAGTTCGACCTGTAGGTATTTAAGTCCACAAACAGCGCGATTACCTCGATATCCAGTTTAACCCAGACAAATCCACAAATCAGTGCCAGTCCgtgtagctagctaacctagctactgcgcatgtgctaACTTGGAACATGTGAATGTGCTCATGTAAATCTAGCTAGCAGCAGTTCTACCGTAAATACTGGAACAGACTGGCTGAAGGAAACACGGCTGAGAAAAGGAGACGGCatgttttactgttattcttcTCGTCCACGTTGTTCAATCGTCCttctgtaataataatatgtaactatatgtaatgtataatgtatttttgtttcttcttttcttgaCATAGTTAAAACCTATAACAATACCCCGTTGCGATACAtgagacgaggtggccgagtggttaaggcgatggactgctaatccattgtgctctgcacgcgtgggttcgaatcccatcCTCGTCGAAACGTTTTTGTATCAGTAAAATTGAAAAATCTAATCTTATCTTTGGCACATCTAAATTTGTGTGCAGGTTGAATTGTAATAGTTTGCAcggcaaaaaaaacattaatttacctCAAATTGTAACAATGACGCAATGGAGTGAATACAAGGCGAAATTATGCAGGAGTAATTAGGCTTTGTATAgtagtagaaagtacagataattgtgtggacatgtaagaagtaaaaacagtacaaatataatacgagcggtgtgtttatttttttaatttattttttttccttgcgCAGAACAGGAGGCTGTTCCACGAAGCGAACTAACTCAGCCAGGCTTATTAAAACAAGCCTGGTCATTTTGCTCAAATTTCGGTTCCACAAAAGAGGCTAGAATTAAGCCTCGTCCCGTTACTATAGCAACATAGGGTCAACAAGGGTCTGTACAAACctgggctgtgaccgaaatggctcactatttactagttagggcactattgagtatgtcagccatttttctttgagtgtccgaatcttaaggcgggattcgaacgtgattttgagggcactaaaaactcccataatgcatcatgatttatagtaaacttcgctgcttactaaggctgcgtccgaaatcgcgtacttccatactaaacagtatgcaaaagcagtatgcgagatcgggtagtgtgtccgaatgcgcagtaggcgagtttgagtacgcgaaaagttcccggatgacgtactgcaccgggagacatttttaagtatacaagcccagcacacttcacccgctaatatttcccacaatccaccgggagccgcgctgagctgagtgacccgtcagtgagcggcggagcggcggaggagaggagtggagagagagagaagtttatgaggtgaggagattcagatatataaactgttttggttgtttgtgatatcaggctgtaaatgaaagatttatgagggttagtttaagttaaagtagcgagttataggggtgtgggtttgttattaatgctgttgcagacagaacatctttattttcgtatctgaactgctttactgagcagcgttagctctgtgctactgagatcagttagcttagctagagttatcaaacttatcacaactctttattaatcttctgttctacaacaccagcgattactaactcactacagccctgtatactgctgcagttctgaggagctggggcagttttaacttaatactgatcagtctgtataaactcatctgagaaaaaaggctgctgatatcagagaggcttttcaacagacagacagactggttgccaaaaatcacattaataaattataaccaaaatctgaccattttatttagttttattaaatagctagctaaccagccaggatggtaagacttttatgttgttcagaatttatattatatttgtttaatgaccaagctaaactgatttaatctgtgtgtgtttcagattcaactatccttcctactcgagaggatgaagatgaagagagggagaaaaatgaacaatgaataaaaaaataaataaagctactttaaagacttgtcattcttgtattttgtgagaaatgtatttgtgtaaatatgcaagtgagggaaaaattatattaaataaaataactaaaatatttttttattgccaaATGATCCCCAGTTTTCCAGAAACTGACTGgttctagcatattttatttacatcagtaatgcatatatgttgcctttatgtttaatgcagtcagtaaaagataatgtataacaataaggatcatgtgtttaaatatttaggctagaaaaggaaattctgaggtgaaatggaaaggcaggaattaattaacattttggtatttatctttgaaactttttgataattgttttgttgcataagctagtattattaatatgcttcatgaatattaaacagtctgttcatatttattattaaatatttcatatttgaggaaatattaattttaagttttatttagtcagtgtttattaaacaggacagtttgggggtttatttattaataagagctgattaatgaggggattttaatgaaattaattagggtaaagctctgtaaagtgtgccgctggttaggaggggtgagaggtgaaagggcgtcagaggtaagatggtggatgtagtgcgtccgaggctgcgtgcgtactgcggtctggcgtactgaaaaagcgtactgctttgctcgacaagcagtgcgtactcaccccaatccagtacgtactgcttaagtacgcgatttcggacgcagccaacgtgagctaaatgtgtcccaaaatgcattgcgggtctcgctactaagcaacagacagccgaagaaacggagcggacagcgagccaccacggttgccagattgttacaatgggattcagataaaaccaattcacagggtaaaacgtgtttcagatCCACAAATTTACtaagaaaaccacccaaacagctgatattCGTCATATtgacaatattacagggtttattccaacatgatcttaactaaaatataaatatcttaaatatcactgataacaaaaaaatatatttaaatgagtttatctgcatatttgtattatgtgttttgtgccttgtatcattggacacacgaaacaaaaacgtaaaaacagtacatgaaaacaaccttgcaagcaatgaaagaatgaaattacttactcacatataataacgaacataaacacagcttcaaatttccatcatcaggactaaaagctcggtctctgcagggttagatatctaactgcaACACCGATGAGTTAAATTTcccaactctttacacttggtagttttgttcacctgtcaaattacAATGTTTCCTccaaacaatttcagacacaattcggcatttggcatgaaaccacccaatctggcaacagtgcgagccggtgtacgctgctatttttagaTTTTCTTCATGTAGctcagtaatgtgaggatcatctgCTAAACAGCgtaaaaataacaaacagataaataacttaatgatcagctcagagcttcactatctttaattcagagctcagctcgtgtgtttatggagttttaaacacggttcagcccctctctcacctgtgtgcgTTTATGCAACCGGTGCTGGTGCATGgtaatgatgagttagtgtccgaattcactcccgttttaccactaattagtgaacttattagtatctccctacatagcgcaacactaatgagggagtagggagccatttcggtcacagccctgCTCTGTCCCAGGCTAGAGTTGACGCTTAGCTTAGCTGCGACGCCATAGCCTTGCGCGTGGGAAACAAAATCCAGGAACAATGTTCCGCCACGGTTTAATCCAATAAATTTCAGTGGATGCAGCATATCATAaaatatttgtatacatttaattGAGTATTGCACTGTATTGGAAATGTTTATGCACATTGCAATTTATTGGTTTAACCTTAACAAATTCGGGACAGTGTAAAACgaaatacagtatttaattgcagttattttccacaaagatatatttgcataaactctatatcacaaaaacacttttattaatattaatgttgcCCAGGTACTTTAGATGAAGTTACTTTTAAATACATTCGTAATCCCATAATTCATTCAATCAGTTCCGATTCATTCAAGTGTTTATACAAATTATATcaattaacataaataatttgcgccctttccttttttggagtggcctgtgaggtttgaacgctaggtgtcgctATCACATAAACCAAATGTAAAACGCTCCTCATATGCCAAAATTAATGTTCCTGAGTTTTTTGGAGAATATGGCAACTCCAAAGAAATGGAAAATAGACATTGAATGCAGTTAATTTCAGGCACGTTgagaaaataactatttttagtttagagggaagtgtgtatgtgtaATATGTCACGAATCAGTTGCTTTAATGAAGGAgtgtaatattaagagacattatgaaacatcaatttgaaaaatcttagttttcacaacactgtcaaagatacaTGAAAATTAACTCAAGTAAAATTATGTGTtaatgatagtaatcaagaaaatgtattattataaaagtatatttcattatttgttttattacagaatctgtggcccgtgactgcacatatattcttctggcccccaacaagaaaAGTTAAAATACTTCAATTACAATATTTCATGCAGTTAATTTATATCATAAAAATATACACTAAAATA is a genomic window containing:
- the b4gat1 gene encoding beta-1,4-glucuronyltransferase 1 yields the protein MPFSKKCSVFKVVLSALLIVALLQLIYLSFLSKLHGKQQRSTYSELFGSKKNPQLGEKNSKKERLRYSLSSGGIFDSSGQYRIYKNLIKSGFSTSQKPGADPRSHHLALATHTTINNLHHLDSLLDRWRNPLSIAIFAHGQDVRFATALVYALSLFCPQVQELVDFHLVCHSEEMASFPEQDRDHFAGLEEQGCPGAFAKLESYRDKYKNYAIASNVSYPNNLLRNVARTGTDAAYTLVIDIDMVPSAALHHQFVTMLMRREPAQDEVLVLPAFEIRHTRKMPASKAELVQLYQVGEVRPFYEELCPRCQAPSNYSRWVNLSTKTSGPLEVAYTLNWVDPWEPFYIGAKTVPLYDENFKQYGFNRISQACELHIAGYRFSVVSNAFVVHRGFKVQGEFHSRKDEENRRNRILFRSFKEGLKTKYPTSPRRC